A stretch of the Streptomyces sp. NBC_01571 genome encodes the following:
- a CDS encoding ScbR family autoregulator-binding transcription factor: MVRQERAIRTRRAILNAAASVFDERGYEAATIGEVLTRAGVTKGALYFHFPSKQALAEGVLAEQFSGFTLAPRASKLQELVDMGLSLAYRMRRNPVVSASARLSLGQEMGAIFGTWTITTWLDATEKVLREAREQGELLPHVDPAESAWVFSAAWTGVQVYSHTLAGREDLERRVSALFEHLLPSIAVPAVLGKLVTDPARAAEVAAEGERLAAEAGELGDLDEVAAPA, translated from the coding sequence GTGGTGCGGCAGGAGCGTGCGATTCGCACCCGGCGGGCGATTTTGAATGCGGCGGCGTCGGTTTTCGACGAGCGCGGGTATGAGGCCGCCACGATCGGTGAGGTGCTGACCCGGGCGGGTGTGACCAAGGGGGCTCTGTACTTCCATTTCCCCTCGAAGCAGGCGCTGGCGGAGGGGGTGCTGGCGGAGCAGTTCTCGGGTTTCACGCTGGCGCCCCGGGCGAGCAAGCTGCAGGAGCTGGTGGACATGGGGCTGTCGCTGGCGTACCGGATGCGCCGCAACCCGGTGGTCAGTGCCTCGGCGAGACTTTCGCTGGGCCAGGAGATGGGGGCCATCTTCGGCACCTGGACGATCACGACCTGGCTGGATGCGACGGAGAAGGTGCTGCGCGAGGCGCGGGAGCAGGGTGAACTGCTGCCGCATGTGGACCCGGCGGAGAGTGCGTGGGTGTTCTCGGCCGCGTGGACGGGTGTGCAGGTCTACTCCCACACGCTGGCGGGCCGGGAGGATCTGGAGCGGCGGGTCTCCGCGCTGTTCGAGCATCTGCTGCCGAGCATCGCGGTGCCCGCGGTGCTCGGCAAGCTGGTCACCGACCCGGCCCGGGCCGCCGAGGTCGCCGCCGAGGGCGAGCGGCTGGCCGCCGAGGCGGGAGAGCTGGGGGACCTGGACGAGGTCGCCGCTCCCGCCTGA
- a CDS encoding cytochrome P450 — MWVSVQNLVTSYGAEHRRLRGLMASAFTARRVALLGPRVEEIAGGLLDGVEEAAGRAAGGVVDVRELFALPLPGLVMLELFGIPEEFRGPLREIIDGFFDTAVSSVEAQANYRALYSTMGELVAFKRRCPGEDLTSALIAAGDAGGAGGAGGAGGAGGGGGLGGKELVDNLIMLLSAGCEPTVNLLGNAVALLLGDVGQLELVRSGRASWGDVVEEAVRVEAPGANAILRYAVEDVRVGETVIGRGDALVMSFAAAGRDPGVHGEDADVFDVTRKTRREHLSFGHGVHYCLGAPLARLEAEIALRALFGRFPRMRAAFGPGELPRTESFISNGPRVLPVVPGPAAHPAAAAG, encoded by the coding sequence GTGTGGGTGTCGGTGCAGAATCTGGTGACGTCGTACGGGGCGGAGCATCGGCGGTTGCGGGGGTTGATGGCGTCGGCGTTCACGGCGCGGCGGGTGGCGTTGCTGGGGCCGCGGGTGGAGGAGATCGCGGGGGGTCTGCTGGATGGGGTGGAGGAGGCGGCGGGGCGGGCTGCGGGCGGGGTGGTGGATGTGCGGGAGTTGTTCGCGCTGCCGTTGCCGGGGCTGGTGATGTTGGAGTTGTTCGGGATTCCGGAGGAGTTCCGGGGGCCGTTGCGGGAGATCATTGACGGGTTTTTCGATACGGCGGTGTCGTCGGTGGAGGCGCAGGCCAATTACCGGGCGCTGTATTCGACGATGGGGGAGTTGGTCGCGTTCAAGCGGCGTTGTCCGGGTGAGGATCTGACCAGTGCGCTGATCGCGGCGGGTGATGCCGGTGGTGCGGGTGGTGCGGGTGGTGCGGGTGGTGCGGGTGGGGGTGGGGGGTTGGGTGGGAAGGAGCTGGTCGACAACTTGATCATGTTGTTGAGTGCGGGGTGTGAGCCGACGGTGAATCTGCTGGGCAATGCGGTGGCGTTGTTGCTGGGGGATGTGGGTCAGCTGGAGTTGGTGCGGTCGGGGCGGGCGTCGTGGGGGGATGTGGTGGAGGAGGCGGTGCGGGTGGAGGCGCCGGGGGCGAATGCGATTTTGCGGTATGCGGTGGAGGATGTGCGGGTGGGGGAGACGGTGATCGGGCGGGGGGATGCGCTGGTGATGTCGTTCGCGGCGGCGGGCCGGGATCCGGGGGTGCACGGGGAGGATGCGGATGTGTTCGATGTGACGCGAAAGACGCGTCGGGAGCATCTGTCGTTCGGTCATGGGGTGCATTACTGCCTGGGGGCGCCGCTGGCGCGGCTGGAGGCGGAGATCGCGTTGCGGGCGTTGTTCGGGCGTTTCCCGCGGATGCGGGCGGCGTTCGGGCCGGGGGAGCTGCCGCGTACGGAGTCGTTCATTTCGAACGGGCCGCGGGTGCTGCCCGTGGTGCCGGGCCCGGCGGCTCACCCGGCTGCTGCGGCCGGGTGA